Proteins found in one Acidobacteriota bacterium genomic segment:
- a CDS encoding response regulator: MATILVVDDSAADRTLVQHLLEKQSWDVLQAEHGKSALARMAEAEVDLVLTDLVMPEMDGLAFVERASADHPLVPVVLMTARGSEEIAVKALEAGASSYVPKKLLARDLLEVVERILETSRERRSYKRLLGHLQNASFVLENDLGLITSLVSYLTGILRDSGMFNETDCHGVSTALDEALTNAYFHGNLDVSSQIREHDPRAYRALAEERRRLAPYRDRRITVRVTLNEDDVRFVIADEGQGFDVDAVPDPTLPENLIQPSGRGIFLMRTFLDEVDYNDAGNEVTLLKRRPAPQPQD, encoded by the coding sequence GTGGCGACCATCCTGGTAGTGGACGACTCGGCGGCCGACAGGACACTGGTCCAGCATCTGCTCGAGAAGCAGTCGTGGGACGTGCTGCAGGCGGAGCACGGAAAGTCGGCCCTCGCGCGGATGGCCGAGGCCGAGGTCGACCTGGTGCTCACCGACCTGGTCATGCCGGAGATGGACGGCCTCGCCTTCGTGGAGCGGGCGTCGGCAGACCATCCGCTCGTGCCGGTCGTGCTGATGACCGCTCGGGGCAGCGAGGAAATCGCCGTCAAGGCGCTCGAAGCGGGCGCGTCGAGCTACGTGCCGAAGAAACTGCTCGCGCGGGATCTGCTCGAGGTAGTGGAACGGATCCTCGAGACCTCGCGCGAGCGGCGCAGCTACAAGCGGCTGCTGGGCCATCTGCAGAACGCATCTTTCGTCCTGGAGAACGACCTCGGCCTGATCACCTCGCTCGTCAGCTATCTGACCGGCATCCTGCGCGACTCCGGGATGTTCAACGAAACGGATTGCCACGGCGTTTCGACCGCACTCGACGAGGCGCTTACGAACGCCTACTTCCACGGCAACCTGGACGTGTCGTCCCAGATCCGGGAACACGACCCGCGCGCCTACCGCGCGCTCGCGGAGGAACGCCGGCGCCTCGCGCCGTACCGCGACCGGCGCATCACCGTTCGTGTCACGCTGAACGAGGACGACGTGCGCTTCGTCATCGCGGACGAGGGGCAGGGCTTCGATGTCGACGCGGTGCCGGATCCGACGCTGCCGGAGAACCTCATTCAGCCGAGCGGCCGGGGCATCTTTCTGATGCGGACCTTCCTCGACGAGGTCGACTACAACGACGCCGGGAACGAAGTGACGCTGCTGAAACGCCGGCCGGCGCCGCAACCGCAGGACTGA
- a CDS encoding DUF349 domain-containing protein, whose protein sequence is MKLLERLRSQPAWQSADPSGRIEAVRGLDDDAVDLLIEIAREDPAPEVRLAAVEQMPNLRTLVRFLQDPGDDAAARAEAVEGVRETLVEAADDIDMTDAFDVLTDEQDRARIARAAKSEVVARAALERVNDEATLGAIARGVERTDLAVDAVARIASRDELLAVAVKAEFKGPALAACERLSAETIDEATLDVIVRTAHSKASARWARAQLAARAEPEEPETPAEPEPDPDVGVSECERLEALADSTTDLEQGRSDLDAILETWSSLDGPVAPEVGARFAEARTAAEDRLLALDQTAVEAQRAAEQQAAAAAAEAEAEAEAIEARRQAAAAEAEKREREAEQARLEAAEAKAARKKAARDNLTQLETLLDRVATVMAGDKGVSLGEAERLLREARQALKEMPPLPSRHDRESITRKLKARVTKLTVTVRELREFADWQQWANLGVQETLCREMEALASDDGSAKDDAALAGTFSDIMKRWRQAADVPKARGQELWERFKAAHDKVYPRCESYFAARKEEQAKNLKRRRELVEEAERLAESTDWLKTVERMAVLQKEWKALGSAPYKAQRKLWDRFREANGTFFERRKANLTERKQVWADNYASKVALCERIEALADADDLAAAINDAKQAQAEWKSVGPVKRSRSDAIWKRFRAACDALFDRHKERQRESGKDRARPADGERSTPPAADREQQLARLSELCERAEKLLPEDQLPPADASRESPAEMLARQWRERMASNTMGRRDDSAARQRAARDEVKRLVAARRQLGSIRGKDASALDRRFQRACNQVFQA, encoded by the coding sequence ATGAAGCTGCTTGAACGACTTCGGTCGCAGCCGGCGTGGCAGAGTGCGGACCCCTCCGGACGGATCGAGGCGGTACGCGGTCTGGACGACGACGCGGTCGATCTGCTGATCGAGATCGCCCGCGAGGATCCCGCTCCCGAGGTACGTCTGGCCGCCGTGGAGCAGATGCCCAATCTCCGGACCCTCGTCAGGTTCCTTCAGGATCCGGGTGACGATGCGGCGGCGCGGGCCGAGGCGGTGGAAGGCGTGCGGGAGACATTGGTGGAGGCGGCCGACGACATCGACATGACCGACGCGTTTGACGTGTTGACCGACGAGCAGGATCGTGCCCGGATAGCGCGGGCGGCGAAGTCGGAGGTAGTGGCGCGGGCGGCGCTTGAACGGGTGAATGACGAGGCGACGCTCGGGGCGATAGCGCGCGGAGTGGAGCGGACCGACCTGGCCGTCGACGCCGTCGCCCGGATCGCCAGCCGGGACGAACTGCTGGCGGTCGCCGTCAAGGCGGAGTTCAAAGGGCCCGCGCTCGCGGCGTGCGAGCGGCTGTCGGCGGAGACGATCGACGAGGCCACCCTCGACGTGATCGTCCGGACCGCTCACAGCAAGGCGTCGGCCCGGTGGGCTCGCGCGCAACTCGCGGCCCGGGCCGAACCCGAAGAGCCGGAGACGCCGGCCGAGCCGGAACCGGATCCGGACGTGGGGGTCTCCGAGTGCGAGCGACTGGAAGCACTCGCCGATTCCACGACGGATCTGGAACAGGGGCGTAGCGACCTCGACGCGATTCTGGAGACGTGGTCGAGCCTGGACGGGCCGGTCGCCCCGGAGGTCGGCGCGCGCTTCGCCGAGGCCCGTACCGCAGCCGAGGATCGACTGCTTGCCCTCGACCAGACTGCCGTCGAGGCGCAGCGCGCGGCGGAGCAGCAGGCGGCCGCCGCGGCGGCCGAGGCGGAGGCGGAAGCGGAGGCCATAGAAGCGCGGCGGCAGGCGGCAGCGGCGGAAGCGGAGAAGCGCGAGCGGGAAGCGGAGCAGGCCAGGCTGGAAGCGGCGGAGGCGAAGGCGGCGCGCAAGAAGGCGGCGCGCGACAACCTGACGCAGCTCGAGACGTTGCTCGATCGGGTCGCGACGGTCATGGCGGGCGACAAGGGCGTATCGCTCGGCGAGGCGGAGCGGCTGCTCCGGGAGGCGCGGCAGGCGCTCAAGGAGATGCCGCCGTTGCCGTCGCGGCATGACCGGGAATCGATCACGCGAAAGCTCAAGGCGCGCGTCACCAAGCTGACGGTGACGGTCCGCGAGCTCCGGGAGTTCGCCGACTGGCAGCAGTGGGCCAACCTCGGCGTCCAGGAGACGCTCTGCCGGGAGATGGAAGCGCTGGCGTCGGACGACGGGTCGGCGAAGGACGACGCCGCGCTGGCGGGCACCTTCTCGGACATCATGAAACGCTGGCGGCAGGCGGCGGACGTGCCGAAGGCCCGCGGCCAGGAGCTGTGGGAGCGTTTCAAGGCGGCGCACGACAAGGTCTACCCGCGCTGCGAGTCGTACTTCGCGGCCCGGAAGGAGGAGCAGGCGAAGAACCTGAAACGCCGCCGCGAGCTCGTGGAGGAGGCGGAGCGGCTGGCGGAGTCGACCGACTGGCTGAAGACGGTCGAGCGGATGGCCGTGCTGCAGAAGGAATGGAAGGCGCTTGGTTCGGCGCCGTACAAGGCGCAGCGGAAGCTCTGGGACCGGTTCCGCGAGGCCAACGGGACCTTCTTCGAGCGGCGCAAGGCGAACCTGACCGAGCGCAAGCAGGTCTGGGCGGACAACTACGCCAGCAAGGTGGCCCTGTGCGAGCGAATAGAAGCGCTCGCGGACGCCGACGATCTGGCCGCCGCCATCAACGACGCCAAGCAGGCCCAGGCCGAATGGAAGTCGGTCGGCCCCGTGAAGCGATCGCGTTCGGACGCGATCTGGAAGCGTTTCCGGGCCGCGTGCGACGCGCTGTTCGACCGCCACAAGGAGCGCCAGCGGGAGAGCGGGAAGGACCGAGCGCGTCCGGCGGACGGCGAGCGCTCGACGCCGCCCGCCGCCGATCGCGAGCAGCAACTGGCTCGGCTGTCGGAGCTGTGCGAGCGGGCCGAGAAGCTGCTGCCGGAGGACCAGTTGCCGCCGGCGGATGCCTCCCGCGAGTCGCCCGCCGAGATGCTGGCGCGGCAGTGGCGCGAGCGGATGGCATCCAACACGATGGGACGGAGAGACGACAGCGCGGCTCGCCAGCGCGCGGCGCGCGACGAAGTCAAGCGCCTCGTGGCGGCGCGGCGCCAGCTCGGGTCCATTCGCGGCAAGGATGCCTCGGCGCTGGACCGCCGGTTCCAGCGGGCGTGCAACCAGGTGTTCCAGGCGTAG
- a CDS encoding peptidyl-prolyl cis-trans isomerase — MSFRNALMGGMLSMMMMVPGQAAAQNPVVVMETSMGNITIELLQEQAPITVENFLQYVDDGFYSGTVFHRVIEGFMIQGGGLTANLSEKQTRAPIRNEADNGVSNDRGTISMARTNVVDSATAQFFINTVNNARSLDHQGQQNFGYAVFGRVTEGMDVVDAIAGVNTGRQGPHQNVPVETITITAVSRQ, encoded by the coding sequence ATGTCGTTTCGCAACGCACTCATGGGCGGGATGTTGAGCATGATGATGATGGTACCCGGGCAGGCGGCGGCGCAGAATCCGGTCGTGGTGATGGAGACCAGCATGGGCAACATCACGATCGAGCTTCTTCAGGAGCAGGCGCCGATCACGGTGGAGAACTTTCTTCAGTACGTCGACGACGGTTTCTATTCCGGAACCGTGTTCCATCGGGTGATCGAGGGCTTCATGATTCAGGGAGGCGGGTTGACCGCGAACCTCAGCGAGAAGCAGACCCGCGCGCCCATCAGGAACGAAGCGGACAACGGCGTCAGCAACGACCGCGGAACCATTTCCATGGCGCGTACCAACGTGGTCGACAGCGCGACCGCGCAGTTCTTCATCAACACCGTCAACAACGCCCGCAGCCTCGACCATCAGGGCCAGCAGAACTTCGGTTACGCCGTCTTCGGCCGCGTGACGGAGGGCATGGACGTGGTGGACGCGATCGCCGGCGTCAACACGGGACGGCAGGGACCGCACCAGAATGTCCCCGTCGAGACGATCACCATCACGGCCGTCTCGCGACAGTAG
- a CDS encoding peptidyl-prolyl cis-trans isomerase — protein MKRTGRPRSIVAVVCLLAVLAVAGPAPAAAQDAPPNPHVVVETTMGDFTIELLRPDAPASVTNFLTYVQDGFYDGLVFHRVIRDVIIQGGGFLEDLTPRVEGLRGPILNEATNRMQNRRGTVAMARLGEPNSARAQFFVNVNHNGSFDHRDLTARGYGYAVFGRIVDGMDVVDDISRVRTTRVDRMDDVPRDPVIIKTIRRVEP, from the coding sequence ATGAAGCGTACCGGGCGGCCCCGTTCGATCGTCGCTGTCGTCTGCCTTCTTGCCGTGCTTGCCGTCGCCGGCCCCGCGCCGGCGGCGGCGCAGGACGCGCCTCCCAACCCGCACGTCGTCGTCGAGACCACGATGGGCGACTTCACCATCGAGCTGCTGCGGCCCGACGCGCCGGCGTCCGTCACCAACTTCCTCACCTACGTGCAGGATGGCTTCTATGACGGCCTGGTCTTCCACCGCGTCATCCGCGACGTGATCATTCAGGGCGGGGGGTTCCTGGAGGATCTGACGCCGAGGGTCGAGGGTCTTCGGGGCCCCATCCTCAACGAGGCCACCAACCGCATGCAGAACCGGCGTGGAACGGTTGCCATGGCGCGCCTCGGCGAGCCGAATTCCGCCCGCGCGCAATTCTTCGTCAACGTCAACCACAACGGTTCGTTCGATCACCGCGACCTGACGGCCCGAGGCTATGGCTACGCCGTCTTCGGACGGATCGTTGACGGAATGGACGTGGTGGACGATATCTCGCGCGTCCGGACGACACGGGTCGATCGCATGGACGACGTCCCGCGCGATCCGGTCATCATCAAGACCATTCGCCGCGTCGAGCCCTGA
- a CDS encoding AMP-binding protein: MDAGASVEERVLDVIAELAGELRGGADGGAIDVKRGDSLETDLGISSLERVELLIRLERSFGVRLGDDAMMEAETPADLAAAIAAAAATPAAARTTPSEVSASRTEAAGAAAVEATVATPSTDGPPVHARSIVEALAWHVERTPDRVHIHLREDDGSETPLTYAWLWDEARAVAGGLAARGLGRGDRVALMLRTERAFFPIFIGTLMAGCVPAPLYPPFRADRIEEYASRQVAILRNAGARLLVAFPEVQRVAGLLKQRAPSLEAIVGTDALGGEARRPATATGDDAALIQYTSGSTGEPKGVLLTNANLLANIRAIIERLDFRAHDVGVSWLPLYHDMGLIGAWLGTLYTGAPLALMSPLAFLSRPVRWLQALSTHRGTVSPAPNFAYDLCVSRISDDELEGLDLRSVRTLLNGSEAVSPDTLRRFNERFAPYGLDPTAMQPVYGLAECSVGLATPTMGTPFRIDRIDRERYESSAEAAPAAADDAHALEFVSCGRALDGHDMAVVDDANVPVPERRRGRIRFRGPSATSGYFRNPEATGALIGSDGWLETGDLGYLADGDLFITGRSKDLIIKAGRNLAPPEAEELASAVDGIRAGCVAAFGVRDETRGTEQFVIIAETRVTEAKARTGLRQAVNRAITGAMGVAPDRIVLAPPGSVLKTSSGKIRRGATRDAWVSGAIDRGQANMAAQWIRLGAAAAGAMAARQTARAARLLFSVYAYTVVFGTAIPASVLLRFWPQGGQSDALVGRWTRLVMALGRCPIEVVMPERGSIEPPVVFVANHASFLDPPVMMATLPFGARFAAKAKLARYPLVGLAIRKGSHIRLHKTDQAQRIEEASSMGAPLDAGEALFIFPEGTFDRAPRLLPFRLGAFRAAVDAGCPIVPVAIRGTRHIWPADTLLLRPGPITVTFGEPIHPKGTDWSEIVRLRDEARAFISTHCGEP; this comes from the coding sequence GTGGACGCCGGCGCAAGCGTAGAGGAACGCGTCCTCGACGTCATTGCGGAGCTGGCGGGTGAGTTGCGCGGCGGCGCGGACGGCGGCGCCATCGATGTCAAGCGCGGCGACTCCCTCGAGACCGACCTCGGGATCAGCAGCCTCGAACGGGTCGAGCTGCTGATCCGCCTGGAACGGAGTTTCGGCGTCCGCCTGGGCGACGACGCCATGATGGAGGCGGAGACGCCGGCCGACCTGGCGGCGGCGATCGCCGCGGCGGCAGCCACGCCCGCCGCCGCGAGGACGACGCCCTCCGAGGTGAGCGCCTCGAGGACGGAAGCGGCTGGCGCGGCGGCCGTCGAGGCGACCGTCGCCACACCCTCGACGGACGGCCCGCCGGTACATGCGCGCTCGATCGTCGAGGCGCTCGCCTGGCATGTCGAGCGGACCCCCGACCGCGTCCACATCCACCTGCGCGAGGACGACGGCAGCGAAACCCCGCTGACCTACGCCTGGCTGTGGGACGAGGCGCGCGCGGTGGCGGGCGGCCTGGCGGCGCGCGGCCTGGGACGCGGCGACCGCGTCGCCCTCATGCTCCGGACCGAGCGCGCCTTCTTTCCCATCTTCATCGGCACGCTGATGGCGGGCTGCGTCCCCGCTCCGCTCTATCCGCCGTTCCGCGCCGACCGGATCGAGGAATACGCCTCGCGGCAGGTGGCGATCCTGCGCAACGCGGGCGCGCGCCTGCTCGTGGCGTTCCCGGAGGTGCAGCGAGTGGCGGGCCTCCTGAAACAGCGGGCGCCTTCCCTCGAGGCCATCGTCGGCACGGACGCGCTCGGCGGTGAGGCGCGGCGGCCGGCGACGGCGACGGGGGACGACGCGGCGCTCATTCAGTACACGTCCGGCAGCACCGGGGAACCGAAGGGCGTGCTGCTCACGAACGCCAACCTGCTGGCCAATATCCGCGCCATCATCGAGCGCCTCGACTTCCGCGCGCACGACGTCGGCGTGAGCTGGCTGCCCCTCTACCACGACATGGGGCTGATCGGCGCCTGGCTCGGCACGCTCTACACCGGCGCGCCGCTCGCGCTGATGTCGCCGCTCGCTTTCCTTTCCCGGCCGGTGCGATGGCTGCAGGCGCTCTCCACCCACCGCGGCACCGTCTCGCCGGCGCCCAACTTCGCGTACGACCTCTGCGTGTCACGGATTTCGGACGACGAGCTAGAGGGGCTGGATCTGCGCTCGGTCCGCACGCTGCTCAACGGATCCGAGGCGGTGTCGCCCGATACGTTGCGGCGCTTCAACGAACGGTTCGCGCCGTACGGACTCGATCCGACCGCCATGCAGCCCGTCTACGGCCTTGCCGAATGCTCCGTCGGCCTGGCGACGCCGACCATGGGGACGCCGTTCCGGATCGACCGGATCGACCGGGAACGCTACGAGTCGTCGGCCGAGGCGGCGCCAGCGGCGGCCGACGACGCCCACGCCCTGGAGTTCGTCTCCTGCGGCCGGGCCCTGGATGGTCACGACATGGCAGTGGTGGACGATGCGAACGTCCCGGTGCCGGAGCGCCGACGCGGCCGGATCCGCTTTCGCGGTCCGTCGGCGACCAGCGGCTACTTCCGCAATCCCGAGGCGACGGGCGCGCTGATCGGCAGCGACGGCTGGCTCGAGACCGGCGACCTGGGCTACCTCGCGGACGGCGATCTCTTCATCACCGGCCGTTCGAAGGACCTCATCATCAAGGCGGGACGCAACCTCGCCCCGCCCGAAGCGGAAGAGCTGGCCAGCGCGGTCGACGGCATCCGGGCCGGCTGCGTCGCCGCTTTCGGCGTGCGCGACGAGACGCGCGGCACCGAACAGTTCGTCATCATCGCGGAGACGCGCGTCACCGAGGCCAAGGCGCGCACCGGACTCCGCCAGGCGGTGAACCGCGCCATCACCGGCGCGATGGGCGTCGCCCCGGATCGCATCGTGCTTGCCCCGCCCGGATCGGTCCTCAAGACGTCGAGCGGCAAGATCCGCCGCGGCGCGACGCGCGACGCCTGGGTCAGCGGAGCGATCGACCGCGGCCAAGCCAACATGGCGGCTCAGTGGATCCGCCTCGGGGCCGCCGCGGCGGGCGCGATGGCGGCCCGGCAGACCGCCCGGGCCGCGCGCCTGCTCTTCAGCGTCTACGCCTACACCGTCGTCTTCGGCACCGCCATCCCCGCCTCCGTTCTCCTGCGGTTCTGGCCGCAGGGCGGGCAATCAGACGCGCTCGTCGGCCGCTGGACGCGCCTGGTCATGGCGCTCGGACGGTGCCCCATCGAGGTCGTGATGCCGGAGCGCGGGTCCATCGAGCCGCCCGTCGTCTTCGTCGCCAATCACGCCAGCTTCCTCGATCCGCCGGTGATGATGGCGACTCTGCCGTTCGGCGCCCGCTTCGCGGCCAAGGCGAAGCTGGCGCGCTATCCGCTCGTCGGCCTCGCGATTCGCAAGGGCAGCCACATCCGCCTGCACAAGACGGATCAGGCCCAGCGCATCGAGGAGGCGTCCAGCATGGGCGCGCCGCTCGACGCCGGCGAGGCGCTCTTCATCTTCCCCGAGGGAACCTTCGACCGGGCCCCACGTCTACTCCCGTTCCGGCTCGGCGCCTTCCGCGCCGCCGTCGACGCCGGCTGCCCCATCGTCCCCGTCGCCATCCGCGGCACCCGGCACATCTGGCCCGCCGACACGCTGCTGCTCCGTCCCGGCCCGATCACCGTCACCTTCGGCGAACCCATCCACCCGAAGGGAACCGACTGGTCGGAAATCGTGCGCCTGCGCGACGAGGCGCGAGCCTTCATCTCCACGCACTGCGGCGAGCCCTAG
- a CDS encoding porin family protein: MRSSPIALSAVAATLALAVLAPWPANGQARTADVRVAWGYNYGLDDTPPHGLVGGLSATVPVTDHLRVGGEVQKVNQFGPYNDYQSRALLARALVEYELLPGRRFNPYWMVGAGPTQYRTRYPVGYVYDEALGDYIPTDAFEWDVQHRFHFTGGIGLRAYVSDHVFVNPELRFGVLPLVQGTVALGVSF; encoded by the coding sequence ATGCGGAGCTCACCGATCGCCCTGTCTGCCGTCGCCGCCACCCTGGCGCTTGCCGTCCTCGCCCCGTGGCCGGCCAACGGTCAAGCCCGGACCGCCGACGTCCGGGTCGCGTGGGGCTACAACTACGGCCTGGACGACACGCCACCTCACGGCCTGGTCGGCGGTCTCTCGGCCACCGTCCCGGTCACGGATCACCTTCGTGTCGGCGGCGAAGTCCAGAAGGTAAACCAGTTCGGCCCCTACAACGACTACCAGAGCCGCGCGCTGCTCGCGCGTGCCCTCGTCGAGTACGAACTGCTCCCGGGCCGGCGGTTCAACCCCTACTGGATGGTCGGCGCCGGCCCCACGCAATACCGCACGCGCTATCCGGTCGGTTACGTCTACGACGAGGCCCTCGGCGACTACATCCCGACGGACGCCTTCGAATGGGACGTGCAACACCGCTTCCATTTCACCGGGGGCATCGGCCTCCGCGCCTACGTCAGCGACCACGTCTTCGTGAATCCCGAGCTCCGTTTCGGTGTCCTTCCGCTCGTTCAGGGAACCGTCGCCCTTGGCGTCTCGTTCTGA